TTGGGCGGGTCGCCGCACCCTCGCGCGCGAACTCGACCGCGAGGGCGGCTTCCGCCCCGGATGCCGCCGCCGGCGGAGCGGCCGCTGCCCCGCGGCCACGGCCGTGGCCGTGCCCACGGCCAGCCCCGGCGGCCTCGCGGTCGTCCTCGGCCGGGGGACGACGGGGCTCGCCGTCCCCGGCCCGGGATCGCCGTGCCGGCGACCCCAGGCCGTCCTCCGCGGCCGGCCCCGCCACCGGCCCGGTCGGCCCGCTCCCCGTCCGGGGGGTGGCCAGGCCCGCCTCCGCCAGCGCCGCGGCCACCGCCCTCCACACCTGGCGGTGGTGGTCCACGTTCCGCCTCCGGTCGGTCCGCACCTCGACGATGACCGGACCGCCGCGCCGTGCGCCTTGGCGGGGTGGGTCCGGGACCCCGCTGTCGCCAGGCCTGGCCGGGGCGGTGCGGACGGCGGCGAAGCCGGGGGATGGGTCGGCGGCGGCCAGGGCCTCCCGCACCGCGTTGCGGAACGCGTCCCAGGTTCGGACCCGCCGGTACGGGATGCCGTACAGGGCGGCGGCGTGGCGGAAGTCAAGGCCGTGGGGCGTGCCCCAGAGTGCCTCGAATTCTTCGGGGTCCAGGCGTGCCTGGGGCAGAAAGGAGAAGATCCCGCCGCCGTCGTTGTTCACCACCACGACCACCAGCGGCAGCCGGTAGCGGGCCGCGGCCCAGAGCCCGTTGAGGTCGTGGTAGAAGGAGAGGTCGCCGATGACCAGCGCCGCCGGCCCCTCCCCCGCCGCCGCGACGCCGGCCGCGGTGGAGACGACGCCGTCGATGCCGCTGGCACCGCGGTTGGCCAGGCACCGGATGGGCGTCGGCGAGGCGGGGACGAAGGTGTCCACGTCCCGGATCGGCATGCTGTTCCCCGCCACCAGGAGGCTGCCCGGCGGCAGCAGCCGGGCCAGCTCGGCCACAACCCGCGGCTCGGCCGGTTCGTCCCACCCGGCCAGTTGGCGGGCGATGGCCTCCCGGGCGACGCGATTGATCCGTTGCCAGAGGGCGAGCCAGCTGCCGGGATCGCCGGCGGCGTCCGATCCGGGCGACGGGCCGCGGCTGGCCTCGCCGCCCGGGGGTGTCGGCTCGGCCTCGGTCCTCGTAGCCTCCCCTTGCAGCCGCTCCGCCAGCTCCGCCAGCTGCTGGCACGCCCGCGCCGGATCGGCCCGGACGACCCGGGCGGCGACGTGGGCGGGGTCCGGCCAACCCCCCTCGTCCAGGACGATCTGCAGCGCCGCATGCCGCTCCAGGTACTGCGCCAGCGGCTTGGAGACGGGAGGCGCCCCGATGCGCAGCACCACGTCGGACGCCAGGGCGTCGGCCAGCGCCGGGTCGCGGAGGAAGGCGTCGTACGCGTCGATGATGGGGCACTCCGCATCGATGGGGCTCTCCGCATCTGCGCCCGCCGCCGGGCCGAGGTGCGGCCCCCATCGCACCCCCGAGAGGGGATCGGCCAACACCGGAAGCCCGAGCCGCCGGGCCAGTCGCGTCACCGCCACGGCCAGGGGCGGCCCCCCGGGCACGGCAACCGGCGCCCCGCCGCCGCTCCCCGTCCCAGGGCCGGCCGGCGGGACGGCGGCGACGGCCGGCGCCACCGGGCCGCAGACGATCAGCCCGCGGCGGGCACCGGCCAGCAGGCCCAGTAGTTCCCACGCCTGACCGTCGGCGAGGGCCGCGGGGGCCAGCCGGGGCTCCACCGCCGCCCCGGTCGCACCAGCCGACCCGCCCCGCCCGGGCGTCCCGGTCCCCCAGGCGGTCCCGGCGGCCCGCGCCGCTCCGGGCGGGCGGACCGCCACCCCCGGACCCCAAGGCCCGTCCGCGATCCCCGTCGGGCGCCCCGCCTCGCCCGTCCCGTCCCCCGCCCCGGTGGCCTCGTCCCCCGCCTCGGCGTCGCCCGACGCCCCCGGGACCAGCGGCTCGCGGAACGGCACGTTGAGGTGCACCGGGCCGGCGGGGGCGGCCAGCGCCTCGGTCACCGCCCGCACCGCCGCCCGGGTGACGAAGGCCCGCCCGGCCGGGTCGTCCTCGGGCAGGGGCAGGTCGCAGAACCACTTGGCATGACGGCCGTACAGGTGGATCTGGTCGACGGTCTGGGAGGCGCCGAAGTCCCGCAGCTCGTGGGGCCGGTCCGCCGACAGCACCACCAGGGGCACGCGGCCGTAGCGGGCCTCGATCACCGCCGGGTAGAAGTTGGCCGGGGCCGTGCCGGAGGTGGCGACCACCGCCGCGGGCCGGCCCGTGGCGCGGCCGATCCCCAGGGCGAAGAACCCGGCCGACCGCTCGTCCAACTGGACCCACACCCGCACCCCCGGGTGCCGGGCCGCAGCCAGCGCCAGGGGGCTCGAGCGCGAGCCGGGGCAGACCACCACGTGTTCCACCCCGGCGGCGACCAGGCCGTCCACCAGGGCCCGCGCCCAGCGGAGGTTGACCGTCCCTCGATCGACGGCGCCGCCCTCGCCGCGGCCACGCCCCGCGTCCCGGGGCGCCGCGCCGGTCCATGCGGCCGGAGGCATCGCCGGTACGGCCCGGGGGCTCTGGGACAGGGTGCCGCCGACCGGTTCCCTGGGCTCAGCCACCGTGCGCCGCCTCCCCGGCACCGGCCTCCGCCCCGAGGTCGGGTTCCACCCCCAGGGCGGCTGCCAACGGCTGCAGCTTGAGGGCCGTCTCCCGCCACTCCCGCTCGGGGTTCGAGCCCGCCACGACGCCGCACCCGGCGAAGAGCCACGCCTCCGGCCCCCGGACGAGCCCGGAGCGGATGGCCACGGCCATCTCGCCGTCGCCCCGGTGGTCGAACCAGCCGACGGCGCCCCCATACCAGCCGCGCGAGCCCCCCTCCCACCGGCGGATGAAGGCCAGGGCCCGGTCTCGCGGCCACCCGCCCAGGGCCGGGGTCGGGTGGAGGCGCGCCACCAGCTGCGGCAGCGTCACCCCGTCGACCACCCCGTGGATCGGGGTATGGAGGTGCTGGACGTTGCGCAGGCGCAGGAGCCGGGGCTCCGGGGCGATCTCGAGCCCGCGGCAGACGGGCGCCAGGGTCTCCCGGAGCATGCGCACCACGAGGGTGTGTTCCTGCCGCTCCTTGGGGCTTTGCAGCAGGGCTCGGGCCAGGGCCTCGTCCTCGGCGGCGGAGGCCCCCCGGGCGGTGGAACCGGCCAGGGCCGCCGTCTCGAGCCGCGCCTCCCGCAGCCGCACCAGGCGCTCGGGTGAGGCTCCCAGGAACACGCCGCGCCCCCCCGGCCCGCGGCCGTCCCCCGCCACGGCGAACACGAAGCACTCCGGATACTCCGCCCGCAGGCGGCGCAGCACGGTGCCGGGATCGAAGGCGGTGCCGGCCCGCACGTGGAGGCGCCGCGCCAGCACGACCTTGGCCAGCGCCCCCGCGGCGATGGCCTCGAGGGCGGCGGTCACGGCCTCCGTCCAGCGGCGGCGGTCCGGCCGGGCCACGGCGGCGACGGGCGCCGCTGCCGGGCGGCGCCCGTCGCCGCCGGAGCCGGCCCGGCGACGGGGTCCACCGCCCGCCGTAGCCCCCGGGGCCGACCGGGCGGCGAGGGCCAGCAGCGACAGCCACCGCCGCCCCCCCTCGCCGGCTGACCCCCGCCCCGTCGGGGGCACCGTCAGGCGCACGCCCTCGGGGAACGTCCAGCCGGCGTCGCCCTGCCGCCCGGTCGGCGTCCCGGGGAGGACGACCCGGTTGAAGGTCAGCCATGTGCCGTGGGGGCCGCGGGTGAGCAAGAGCTCCGGCAAGACGAAGCGCGCCGCCGGGAACCCGACCCAGGCGGCGTCCGGCGGGACCGCCGGGTCGAAGGCGAACCCGCCCACCAGCACGGGACCCGTGCCCCACACGCCGTGGGGGGCGTCCACCAGGGATCCGGCGCAGAGGGACCGCCAGGCGGACTCCAGCGCTCCGGCCACCGCCGCCAACGGTCCGGCCGGTTCGTCCCCCCGTCCATGGCCCACCGGGGGGCCAGCCGACGGGCGGAGGGGGTCGGGGCGGGACACCGGCGCCCGGGGACCGCCACCCGAGTGGCCCTCCGGCCCCCGCCCACGGCCGCTCCCCTCCCCGGCCTGCCCTCGCTCGCCGCCCTCCTCCACCGTCAGGACGGCCGCCGCGCCCAGCGCGACCAGGGCCATCGGCTCATCCGGAGCGAGCCAGAGCGCCCGCTCTCCCGCGACGATGGCGGCGCCGTCGAAGACCGCGAGGGGATCGACCGGCTCCGCGGCCACGGTGAAGCTGACCACGGCGGGTCGCCCGGCGCGGTGCGCCTGGTCGTGGGCCCGGGCGTCGAGCCGCTCCAGATCGCGGGCGACGGGTTCGATCAGGGTGCTCAGGGGTGCTCCGCCTCTCGCCACAGGCACGATCCCTCGATCCCGGTGGTGTTGCGTCGTCGGTGGTCGTGGCCGAACGCGTCAGCGGTGAATAAACGTTCATTCATCGGCGACCCAGGGAACCTGCTTCGTTGCGGGTGGTGAAATCCCTGCCCGTCCCCGGGCCTCATCCCAAGGCGGCGCGGATCCACCACCAGGCATAGCCCCCGACCAGGGCCGCGCCGGTGGCCTTGTAGAGGCCGAGGGCCATCCGACCCAACCGGTACAGGTCCTCGTGGCGGTACCGCCCGCCGAGGTAGCGGGGCGCAGCCCGCAGGCACCGGGCGGCCGGGACCAGGGTGAGCAACAGCAAGGCGGGCAGGCGGCCGGCCAGCACCCCGGCCACCACGAGGACCGCGGTGGCGGCCACCCATCCGAAGTACAGGCGCACGGCGCCGGCTTCGCCCAGCCGCGCGGCCAGGGTCCGCTTGCCGGTGGCGCGGTCTTCCGCGATGTCGTGGATGGACTCGGCGTAGAGGATCAGCGCCACCAACGAGACCAGCGGCAGCGACGCCACCAGCGCCTCCAGCGACACGCCGCGGGCCTGGACGTAGTACGAGCCCACGACCAGCACGGCACCCATGTTGAGCCCGACCATGACCTCGCCCAGGCCGCGGTAGCCGTAGCGGACGGGCGGGGCCGTGTAGAAGAGCCCGCTGGCGATGCCAAGGAGCCCCAGGGCCAGGGCCGGCCAGCCGGTGCGGGCGGCGAGGTAGACGCCAACCAGCGCGCCGAAGCCGAAGCACACCCAGGCGCCCCGGCGCAGGCTCTCCGGGCTGAGCCACCCCGCCTGGATCACCCCGCTGCCGCCGGTGAAGGGCGCGTCGCCCTCGTACATGACGAAGTCGTAGTAGTCGTTGGCCATGTCGGTGCCGGCGTGGATGGCCAGGCTACCCAGCAGGGTCCAGAGCGCCAGCCACGGGTCGAAGTGCCCTTCCCCGCCCGCCACCAGGATCCCCACCAGCACGGGGATGACGGTGACGGGCTTGAGGTGGGGCCGAGTGGCCTGGAACCAAGCGCGGGCGAGGAGCCGCCACGAGCGCGGCTCCGCGGCGGGCGGGGCCGCGGCGGACGGTGGCGTCGCACCGCCCGCGGGCGCGGGGCATGCGCCCGCAGAAGTCTCCGCGTCTTTCGGCGTCGTCGCGGACGGGCGGCGTTCCTCCGGATGGTTCACACGAGTCGCCTCCCCCTTGGCGCGGAGGCCGCGGCACCTGGGGCGGCCGACCGACCCGGTCGCATGGCGACGCTCGGCGGTTGCCCCACCGGCGCCCTCGATCGGGGGACGGGACCCTCCATCGGGGAACGGCGCCGTCCATCGAGGGACCCGTCGCCTCCGCATCGCCCCCACGGGGGTTGCTTTGGCAGGGATCGCGGGACCCCCGCCTTGCGGGGTGCACCCCTTCGCCCCCCGGGCAAGGGGCCACCCTGGGGCCACCCTGCGTCCTCCCGATCACGTCCCCATTTTAACGCCGGTTCACGCCGGCGGCCGCTCCGGCGCGTTGCGACGCTGCACGCGCGCAACGACTGGCAAGGCACGCCGCCATTTTAACGCCGGGGGCCGCTCCGGCGCGTTGCGACGGTGCCCACCGGCTCGCCGGACCTTCCCGTTGCTGGGCCCGGCAACCGTGTGCTATCGTTGGGATGGAAATACGAGGAAGGACGGGAGATCGATGGACGGCGAGGCGGCCGTCACCCGCGAGCCCGACGGACCAACGGAGGCCTGGCTGATCCTCGAGCGCCTCAAGGACCTGACGGAACAGAACGCGGGCTTGCGGCGTTGGGTGGAACAGGAGATCAAGGACCTTCGCCAGGAGGTCAAGGACGTCCGCCAGGAGATCAAGGATGTCCGCCAAGAGGTCAAGGACGTCCGCCAGGAGGTCGCGCAACTGCGCGAGGAAGTTCGGCAGGAGATCCGGAACGTCCGCCAGGACATGGCCGTCCTGGAACGGGGGCTCCGGGACGAGATCGCCGCGCTGCGGCGGGACCACCGCACCCTGTGGGTCAGCACGCTGGCGGTGTGGGTGACCATCCTGGCGGCCCTGATCGGCCTCTACGCCCGCGGAGGCTGATCGCCTCCTGGGCCATCTCGCGGAGCACCTCCCACGATTCACCCGCCTCCTCCTCCTGCGGCTTCGTCTCCGGCTCCGGTACGGCTTCAAACCAGCGACGGAGACCTGTGCTGGACTTCGTCCAGCTGCGCGGAGCGTTCGCGGCAGGGTCGGGCCGCCCGGTCCGGCTCGCGCATGGTGGCGAGATCCTCACGACGGCTGGCGAGAGACATCGGCACAGCACGTCCCTTCGGTACGATTTCCCCATGAGGGGTCCGGGACCCCCTCGGTTCCATCTTGGCTGAGGGACTGCGGCCGGTTGCGGCGCTGCATGAACCCGGCTATACTGGCCTTAATCTTCCGTTGACAATGGACCCAGCCGGTACACCGGCAACCCCTCTCTTATCCAGAGCGGTCGAGGGACGGGCCCGATGACGCCGCGGCAACCGGCGACGCCGTCGTGCGGTGCCAACTCCCGCGGCTCCCCGCTGGGGATGCCGAGAGATGAGAGAAGGGGGACGGGGATCGAACACGACGTAGCACGCCCCTTCCTCCTTCGGAAGGGGCGTTTCCTTTCGGTCGGGTCCTTTCGGTCGGGTCCTCTCGGTCGGTCCGTCGGGCCCTTTCGGTCGGGGCGTCTCCGTTCGGTCCGTGCCGCCGGCCCCGCCGAGCCGACCGGCGCCGATGGCGGGGTCTGCCCCGACCTCCCAGTCCAAGCGGGCTCCGCCCCGACCGCCAGGCCAGGAGGTGACCAACGGTTGAAGCTTCCGTCTGCCCGGCCCGACCCCGCTGGGC
The sequence above is drawn from the Thermaerobacter sp. FW80 genome and encodes:
- the menD gene encoding 2-succinyl-5-enolpyruvyl-6-hydroxy-3-cyclohexene-1-carboxylic-acid synthase, whose product is MAEPREPVGGTLSQSPRAVPAMPPAAWTGAAPRDAGRGRGEGGAVDRGTVNLRWARALVDGLVAAGVEHVVVCPGSRSSPLALAAARHPGVRVWVQLDERSAGFFALGIGRATGRPAAVVATSGTAPANFYPAVIEARYGRVPLVVLSADRPHELRDFGASQTVDQIHLYGRHAKWFCDLPLPEDDPAGRAFVTRAAVRAVTEALAAPAGPVHLNVPFREPLVPGASGDAEAGDEATGAGDGTGEAGRPTGIADGPWGPGVAVRPPGAARAAGTAWGTGTPGRGGSAGATGAAVEPRLAPAALADGQAWELLGLLAGARRGLIVCGPVAPAVAAVPPAGPGTGSGGGAPVAVPGGPPLAVAVTRLARRLGLPVLADPLSGVRWGPHLGPAAGADAESPIDAECPIIDAYDAFLRDPALADALASDVVLRIGAPPVSKPLAQYLERHAALQIVLDEGGWPDPAHVAARVVRADPARACQQLAELAERLQGEATRTEAEPTPPGGEASRGPSPGSDAAGDPGSWLALWQRINRVAREAIARQLAGWDEPAEPRVVAELARLLPPGSLLVAGNSMPIRDVDTFVPASPTPIRCLANRGASGIDGVVSTAAGVAAAGEGPAALVIGDLSFYHDLNGLWAAARYRLPLVVVVVNNDGGGIFSFLPQARLDPEEFEALWGTPHGLDFRHAAALYGIPYRRVRTWDAFRNAVREALAAADPSPGFAAVRTAPARPGDSGVPDPPRQGARRGGPVIVEVRTDRRRNVDHHRQVWRAVAAALAEAGLATPRTGSGPTGPVAGPAAEDGLGSPARRSRAGDGEPRRPPAEDDREAAGAGRGHGHGRGRGAAAAPPAAASGAEAALAVEFAREGAATRPTEAACGAAAARQADGVAPQAEDGVAPQAEADGDAAATPEAEGEGDPAAVPRVEAEGGAAVIPEARADAGVGTDPPAEAGRRPAADARGAAGPVGGRFVRVRGVRYYLEAAGGEAQGPSAALPALAAPAAPAAPAAAGASRCRHESSRREPALLLHGFTGSTATWAPVWDELAAAGPLLAVDLLGHGRTAAPADPRRYRMEEQVADLLALLDRLGCHRVHLVGYSMGGRVALGLAAAAPDRVASLVLESSSPGLRDPAERAARRRADEELARRIEAEGVESFARHWEGLPLFAGLRRLPPALRAAVRATRLNQRPQGLANSLRGIGAGVQPPLWDRLPALAMPVLCLAGAVDAKYAALAAAMAACLPRGRAVTVPGAGHAVHLEDPAGFVREVRAFWEAVRR
- a CDS encoding isochorismate synthase MenF, which codes for MARGGAPLSTLIEPVARDLERLDARAHDQAHRAGRPAVVSFTVAAEPVDPLAVFDGAAIVAGERALWLAPDEPMALVALGAAAVLTVEEGGERGQAGEGSGRGRGPEGHSGGGPRAPVSRPDPLRPSAGPPVGHGRGDEPAGPLAAVAGALESAWRSLCAGSLVDAPHGVWGTGPVLVGGFAFDPAVPPDAAWVGFPAARFVLPELLLTRGPHGTWLTFNRVVLPGTPTGRQGDAGWTFPEGVRLTVPPTGRGSAGEGGRRWLSLLALAARSAPGATAGGGPRRRAGSGGDGRRPAAAPVAAVARPDRRRWTEAVTAALEAIAAGALAKVVLARRLHVRAGTAFDPGTVLRRLRAEYPECFVFAVAGDGRGPGGRGVFLGASPERLVRLREARLETAALAGSTARGASAAEDEALARALLQSPKERQEHTLVVRMLRETLAPVCRGLEIAPEPRLLRLRNVQHLHTPIHGVVDGVTLPQLVARLHPTPALGGWPRDRALAFIRRWEGGSRGWYGGAVGWFDHRGDGEMAVAIRSGLVRGPEAWLFAGCGVVAGSNPEREWRETALKLQPLAAALGVEPDLGAEAGAGEAAHGG
- the menA gene encoding 1,4-dihydroxy-2-naphthoate octaprenyltransferase; the protein is MNHPEERRPSATTPKDAETSAGACPAPAGGATPPSAAAPPAAEPRSWRLLARAWFQATRPHLKPVTVIPVLVGILVAGGEGHFDPWLALWTLLGSLAIHAGTDMANDYYDFVMYEGDAPFTGGSGVIQAGWLSPESLRRGAWVCFGFGALVGVYLAARTGWPALALGLLGIASGLFYTAPPVRYGYRGLGEVMVGLNMGAVLVVGSYYVQARGVSLEALVASLPLVSLVALILYAESIHDIAEDRATGKRTLAARLGEAGAVRLYFGWVAATAVLVVAGVLAGRLPALLLLTLVPAARCLRAAPRYLGGRYRHEDLYRLGRMALGLYKATGAALVGGYAWWWIRAALG